In Cicer arietinum cultivar CDC Frontier isolate Library 1 chromosome 7, Cicar.CDCFrontier_v2.0, whole genome shotgun sequence, a single window of DNA contains:
- the LOC101491337 gene encoding NAC domain-containing protein 7-like, with product MNTFSHVPPGFRFHPTDEELVDYYLRKKVSSKKIDLDVIKDVDLYKIEPWDLQELCKIGSNEQSDWYFFSHKDKKYPTGTRTNRATKAGFWKATGRDKAIYSKHFLVGMRKTLVFYKGRAPNGQKSDWIMHEYRLETNENGIAQEEGWVVCRVFKKRMTTVQKMNEYDQSPSCWYDDQVSFMPSDLESPTPTPNYPSSYCKPEIDQLMQYNNNNIHHSQNHNNAFLQLPHLIESPKLTTQSQPSTLSYNNNAQHMQYFHQYHHHHQHSLYGGGSSTSNDEQVTDWRVLDKFVASQLSQDQDHVSKQTILHVAEQITLLANKKPEMSEEHASTNSTSSCHNMELWK from the exons ATGAACACATTTTCACATGTACCTCCGGGGTTTCGTTTTCATCCAACTGATGAAGAACTTGTTGATTACTACCTGCGGAAGAAGGTTTCATCTAAAAAGATCGATTTAGATGTCATCAAAGAcgtggatctctataaaattgaACCGTGGGATCTTCAAG AACTATGCAAAATAGGAAGCAATGAACAAAGTGATTGGTATTTCTTTAGTCATAAAGATAAGAAGTATCCAACAGGAACAAGAACAAATAGAGCAACAAAAGCAGGATTCTGGAAAGCAACAGGAAGAGATAAGGCAATATACTCAAAACATTTCCTAGTTGGAATGAGAAAGACTCTTGTGTTTTACAAAGGACGCGCtccaaatggacaaaaatctgatTGGATCATGCATGAGTATCGCCTTGAAACTAATGAAAATGGAATTGCTCAG GAAGAAGGGTGGGTTGTATGCAGGGTATTCAAGAAAAGAATGACAACAGtacaaaaaatgaatgagtATGATCAATCACCATCATGTTGGTATGATGATCAAGTTTCTTTCATGCCATCTGATCTTGAATCTCCAACTCCAACTCCTAATTATCCATCATCATATTGCAAACCAGAGATAGATCAATTAATgcaatataacaataacaacattCACCACTCCCAAAATCATAATAATGCTTTTCTTCAACTTCCACACCTAATTGAATCCCCCAAACTCACTACTCAATCACAACCCTCAACTTTGAGTTACAACAACAATGCACAACACATGCAATATTTTCATCAataccatcatcatcatcaacactCACTTTATGGTGGTGGAAGCAGCACTAGCAATGATGAACAAGTTACAGATTGGAGAGTTCTTGACAAATTTGTTGCTTCTCAGCTTAGTCAAGATCAAGATCATGTTTCTAAACAAACTATTCTTCATGTGGCTGAACAGATTACTCTTCTTGCAAACAAAAAGCCTGAAATGTCTGAGGAACATGCTTCAACCAATTCAACCTCAAGTTGTCACAATATGGAACTATGGAAGTGA